In Phyllostomus discolor isolate MPI-MPIP mPhyDis1 chromosome 3, mPhyDis1.pri.v3, whole genome shotgun sequence, a single genomic region encodes these proteins:
- the SDR42E2 gene encoding putative short-chain dehydrogenase/reductase family 42E member 2: MKPNPAGSSPEACKAAGQREKNCPVCQAWGGVSGPGPESEPGPPSGAASGPGPGPGAASGPGPGPGAASGPGPGPGAASGPGPGPGAASGPAPGPGAVLGCGWGPVPAAASGLGPGPGAASLPGPGVGSGLRHGSGTCPKSNEPMTAPPPASQQKIQAIPMEAPRQKVLVTGGGGYLGFSLGSSLAKSGTSVILLDLRRPQWELSPGTEFIQADIRDEEALLHAFKGVDCVFHVASHGMSGAEKLQKQQIESINVGGTKLVIDVCVRQRVPRLIYTSTVNVAFGGKPIEEGDEDSVPYFPLEKHMDHYSRTKAIADQLTLMANGMPLPGGGTLRTCVLRPPGIYGPEEQRHLPRVASHIKKRLFMFRFGDRRTRMNWVHVHNLVQAHVLAAEALTAAKGYVASGQAYYINDGESVNLFEWMAPLFEKLGYSQPWIQVPTSWVYLTATVMEYLHLALRPICSIPPLLTRSEVHSVAVTHTFQIAKARAQLGYAPDKFNFADAVERYVQSTAAGRPRGSTARSLLRLLLGLLLLLSLLALVLCFLGGQRPKV, translated from the exons ATGAAGCCCAACCCAGCAGGATCCTCTCCAGAGGCCTGTAAAGCTGCAGGCCAAAGGGAGAAGAACTGCCCTGTCTGCCAGGCGTGGGGAGGGGTCTCAGGCCCAGGGCCTGAGTCAGAGCCTGGGCCCCCGTCTGGTGCTGCTTCGGGACCTGGGCCGGGACCTGGTGCTGCTTCGGGACCTGGGCCGGGACCTGGTGCTGCTTCGGGACCTGGGCCGGGACCTGGTGCTGCTTCGGGACCTGGGCCGGGACCTGGTGCTGCTTCGGGACCTGCGCCTGGGCCTGGTGCTGttctgggctgtgggtggggacCTGTACCTGCGGCTGCTTCaggtctgggccctgggccaggagctGCATCATTACCTGGACCAGGGGTAGGGTCTGGGCTCAGACATGGGTCTGGGACTTGTCCCAAATCCAATGAGCCAATGACAGCCCCACCACCAGCATCACAGCAGAAGATTCAAGCCATACCTATGGAGGCTCCCAGGCAGAAGGTTCTGGTAACTGGAGGAGGAGGCTACCTGGGCTTTAGTCTGGGTTCCAGCCTGGCCAAAAGTGGCACTTCTGTCATCCTGCTTGACCTCCGCAGACCCCAGTGGGAGCTGTCCCCAGGGACTGAGTTCATCCAG gctGACATCCGAGATGAGGAAGCCCTGCTGCATGCCTTCAAAGGAGTGGACTGTGTCTTCCATGTGGCCTCCCATGGAATGTCTGGTGCTGAGAAG CTTCAAAAACAGCAGATTGAGTCTATAAATGTCGGTGGCACCAAACTGGTGATTGATG TTTGTGTCCGCCAGCGGGTTCCAAGGCTCATCTATACCAGCACCGTCAATGTTGCTTTTGGTGGGAAGCCCATAGAAGAGGGCGATGAGGACTCTGTGCCATACTTCCCTCTGGAGAAG cACATGGACCACTACTCCCGAACCAAAGCCATCGCCGACCAGTTGACCCTCATGGCCAATGGAATGCCTCTCCCAG GAGGAGGCACTCTGCGGACGTGTGTGCTCCGGCCCCCAGGGATCTACGGCCCTGAAGAGCAGAGGCACCTGCCCCGTGTGGCG agccaTATCAAGAAAAGACTGTTCATGTTCCGATTTGGGGACCGAAGGACAAGAATGAACTGGGTGCATGTGCACAATCTGGTGCAAGCACACGTGCTGGCAGCTGAGGCCCTCACCGCAGCCAAAGGCTATGTAGCC aGCGGTCAGGCATACTACATCAACGACGGGGAGAGCGTCAACCTCTTTGAGTGGATGGCCCCACTG TTTGAGAAGCTGGGGTACAGCCAGCCATGGATCCAGGTGCCTACTTCCTGGGTTTACCTGACAG CCACGGTGATGGAGTACCTGCATCTGGCCCTGAGGCCCATCTGCAGCATCCCACCACTGCTCACCCGGAGTGAG GTGCACAGTGTGGCCGTAACGCACACCTTCCAGATCGCTAAGGCCCGTGCGCAGCTCGGCTATGCGCCAGACAAGTTCAACTTCGCGGATGCCGTGGAACGATATGTACAGTCCACGGCGGCGGGGCGGCCCCGTGGCTCCACAGCGCGGTCACTCCTGCGGCTACTGCtcgggctgctgctgctcctgagcCTGCTCGCCCTTGTCCTGTGCTTCCTAGGCGGGCAGCGGCCCAAAGTCTGA